The Siphonobacter curvatus genome includes a window with the following:
- a CDS encoding Crp/Fnr family transcriptional regulator, which translates to MEEFIKFIREMIWIDEVDLQLVHSRCRERMLLKNKLILQKGQIAQQYFFIVSGGVRFFYESEGQENTSWVMFKNEFFTEISSLHPQKPSRFNIEAIEETKLIVIDKKDMDFLYGQVAAWEEFGRKIWEATTIRMIDQLLNFQTLSAEERYLSFLKNSQLIQKAPVKQVAAVLGITPNALSRIRKKIR; encoded by the coding sequence AAATTCATCAGAGAAATGATCTGGATCGATGAGGTGGATTTACAGCTCGTCCATTCCAGATGCAGAGAACGAATGCTTCTCAAAAACAAACTGATTTTACAGAAAGGACAAATTGCCCAGCAGTATTTTTTCATCGTATCCGGGGGCGTCCGTTTTTTTTACGAGAGTGAAGGGCAGGAAAATACAAGCTGGGTAATGTTTAAAAATGAATTCTTCACTGAAATATCCAGCTTACATCCCCAAAAGCCATCCCGATTCAATATTGAAGCGATCGAAGAAACGAAGTTGATTGTGATTGACAAAAAGGATATGGATTTTCTGTATGGCCAGGTGGCAGCCTGGGAAGAATTTGGCAGAAAAATCTGGGAAGCGACCACGATACGTATGATTGACCAGCTTTTGAATTTCCAAACCCTATCTGCCGAGGAACGTTACCTCTCTTTTCTCAAGAATTCCCAACTTATTCAAAAAGCCCCCGTAAAGCAGGTCGCCGCTGTACTAGGGATTACCCCCAATGCCTTGAGCCGAATCAGAAAAAAAATTCGGTAA
- a CDS encoding alpha/beta fold hydrolase, translated as MTQPKENPAMTQNPYSDEALIKNFPDFTNQYATVNGVRLHYVEGGSGLPLLCLPGWPQTWYSYQPVALQLAQKYRVIIVDIRGMGSSEKPPFGYDKKTMAADILALVQHLGLLRVSIMGHDIGGMVAMSFAFNYPGFVEKLIILDGSHPTEGILQMSLIPPAGTFSEKMDANRPYAWWMGFNQVKGLPEQLLAGRFQYLLDWLFHYVMIDDRKMTSLERDVYAASYNDAESIRAANAWYQMFVQDIEDAKNYPPLEMPVLAIGSYISYQYMKMGLPHVAKDLHLVGILDSGHYLFEEQPTQVLEAVFNFLI; from the coding sequence ATGACTCAACCCAAAGAAAACCCAGCGATGACTCAGAATCCGTATTCTGACGAAGCATTAATTAAAAACTTTCCGGACTTTACGAATCAGTATGCGACCGTAAACGGCGTTCGCCTGCACTACGTCGAAGGGGGCAGTGGCTTGCCCTTACTTTGTTTGCCCGGCTGGCCGCAAACTTGGTATTCCTACCAACCCGTTGCTTTGCAACTCGCCCAGAAATACCGGGTAATCATTGTCGATATCCGAGGTATGGGTAGTTCCGAGAAGCCTCCATTCGGTTACGATAAAAAAACCATGGCGGCTGATATTCTGGCCTTAGTACAGCATCTTGGTTTACTACGCGTTTCGATCATGGGTCACGATATTGGCGGGATGGTCGCCATGAGTTTTGCGTTTAATTATCCCGGCTTCGTCGAAAAGCTGATTATTCTGGATGGCTCACATCCAACCGAGGGAATACTACAGATGAGTTTGATACCTCCGGCGGGTACTTTTAGCGAGAAGATGGATGCCAATCGACCCTACGCCTGGTGGATGGGATTTAATCAGGTGAAAGGATTACCCGAACAGCTACTGGCCGGCCGCTTCCAGTACTTGCTGGACTGGCTTTTTCACTACGTCATGATTGACGATCGGAAAATGACTTCCCTGGAAAGAGACGTTTATGCCGCTTCCTACAACGATGCCGAAAGCATCCGGGCCGCTAACGCCTGGTACCAAATGTTTGTTCAGGACATCGAAGATGCCAAAAACTATCCGCCCTTGGAAATGCCCGTGTTAGCAATCGGCAGCTACATAAGTTACCAATACATGAAGATGGGACTACCTCACGTCGCCAAAGACTTACACCTGGTTGGGATTCTGGATAGTGGGCATTATCTATTCGAGGAGCAACCAACGCAGGTACTTGAGGCGGTATTCAACTTTCTGATCTAA
- a CDS encoding NmrA family NAD(P)-binding protein, translated as MQKKIVVFGATGNLGRRITRELLQRGAAVQAIVRPSADPEKTKALEQLGATVQEVDTDRVEALALASAGAHCVVSAVAGLGDVIIDLQKRILDAAVQAGVPRFIPSDFCTDYTDLVPGENRNFDLRREFRSYLDRTPVQASSVFNGAFADILQYNTPILNLKEKSIGYWGDKADWKLDFTTMDDTAAFTAEVALDAEAPRNLPIASFQVSPNDLWQAVKQLTHQEFRIHQLSSLDDFAQFIKKQRADYPAGEQELYAKWQQGQYMYSMFTTQHTQLANDRYKNLTWTTSLDFIKSFVH; from the coding sequence ATGCAAAAGAAGATTGTAGTATTCGGTGCTACGGGCAATTTAGGCCGTAGAATTACGCGTGAACTTTTACAAAGAGGGGCGGCAGTACAGGCAATCGTTCGACCATCTGCCGATCCCGAAAAAACGAAAGCGTTGGAGCAACTGGGAGCGACCGTACAAGAGGTAGATACGGATCGCGTAGAGGCCCTGGCCCTGGCGAGTGCCGGAGCCCATTGCGTGGTATCCGCTGTCGCCGGTTTGGGTGACGTAATTATTGATCTACAGAAGAGAATCCTGGATGCGGCAGTACAGGCCGGTGTCCCCCGATTTATTCCTTCTGACTTCTGTACGGATTATACCGATTTAGTACCGGGTGAAAACAGAAATTTTGATTTACGGAGAGAATTCAGAAGTTACCTTGACCGTACCCCCGTTCAGGCTTCTTCGGTTTTCAACGGTGCTTTTGCGGACATCCTCCAGTACAACACGCCAATTCTAAACCTGAAAGAGAAGAGTATCGGTTACTGGGGTGACAAGGCAGATTGGAAACTGGATTTCACGACGATGGACGATACGGCCGCCTTTACGGCGGAGGTAGCCTTGGATGCAGAAGCTCCCAGAAACCTACCGATTGCTAGTTTTCAGGTAAGTCCTAATGACCTATGGCAAGCAGTAAAACAGCTAACGCATCAGGAGTTTAGAATTCATCAATTATCCAGTCTTGACGATTTTGCACAGTTTATAAAAAAGCAACGAGCCGATTACCCCGCCGGAGAACAGGAGTTGTATGCTAAATGGCAACAGGGTCAGTATATGTATTCCATGTTTACGACCCAACATACGCAGTTAGCCAATGACCGATACAAAAACCTGACCTGGACAACAAGCTTAGATTTTATCAAGTCATTTGTTCACTAA
- a CDS encoding helix-turn-helix domain-containing protein → MQKNLFEHKLKTFGLLSVSQDQTDFINGPEYKQYIKILFLPPGYKVRVDFSVYETQRPALFFVSPNQYLKLEEAGSDDGYFIFYNRDFYCIQIHDQEVACDGLLFNNIHNMPKVEAAEEEIAFIKGLFTEMVHEFKLNDSSLEEMVRTYLKQLLIRATRSWKRQHLENAVNEPQSDLEFFRKFTRLVEEHYKSKHTVADYADLLCISPKTITHKFNRLRLPQPNEVIKDRIVLEAKRLLVHTSLTAKEIAYDLGYQDPAYFSRLFLTKTGESPSNFRTAFLTEHSLESSRGN, encoded by the coding sequence ATGCAAAAAAATCTGTTTGAGCATAAATTGAAAACGTTTGGCTTACTGTCTGTTAGTCAGGATCAGACCGATTTCATCAACGGCCCGGAGTATAAGCAGTATATCAAGATCCTGTTTCTGCCTCCCGGCTACAAGGTCAGAGTCGATTTTTCAGTTTATGAAACCCAGCGGCCAGCCCTTTTCTTCGTTAGTCCTAACCAATACCTGAAGCTAGAAGAAGCGGGTTCGGATGATGGCTATTTCATTTTCTACAATCGTGATTTTTATTGCATACAGATTCACGATCAGGAGGTGGCCTGTGATGGATTGCTGTTCAACAACATTCACAACATGCCGAAAGTGGAGGCTGCGGAAGAAGAAATCGCGTTTATCAAGGGTTTGTTTACGGAAATGGTACACGAATTCAAGCTTAACGACAGCTCTCTGGAAGAAATGGTCCGGACTTATTTGAAACAATTGTTGATCCGGGCGACTCGTTCCTGGAAAAGACAACACTTGGAGAATGCAGTAAACGAACCGCAAAGTGATCTGGAATTTTTTCGCAAATTCACCCGATTGGTAGAGGAGCATTACAAATCCAAACATACGGTTGCCGATTACGCCGATTTGCTGTGTATATCTCCCAAAACCATTACTCATAAGTTCAACCGTTTACGCTTACCACAGCCCAATGAAGTAATCAAAGATCGCATTGTTCTGGAGGCAAAACGGCTTTTGGTACATACTTCGCTTACGGCCAAGGAAATTGCCTACGATTTGGGTTATCAGGATCCCGCTTATTTTAGTCGCTTGTTCCTGACGAAAACGGGCGAATCGCCATCCAATTTCCGGACTGCTTTTCTGACGGAGCATAGTCTCGAAAGCAGTCGCGGAAATTGA